The DNA window AAGCTGGTCAATCCCGACAAGCAGGTTATAGGCATAGTTGGCGACGGCGCCATGTTGATGAGCGGCATGGAAGCACTCACCGCCGTGCGGGAAAATCTCGGCACCATCTACTGCATATTTAACGACGGTAAACTCTCGCGCATCAATCACAGCCAGCGGGTCAGCGACAGCCAAACCACCTGCACCCAACTGGGCAATATCAACTGGGGCGCCTTCGCAGACTCCATCGAGTGCGGCTATATTCCGGTCAGACACAACAACGATATAGAAGTCGCCCTGCGCCATGCCTTAGAAACCGCCTCCCACAACCAGCCGGTGATTCTCGATATCACCATCGATTATTCCCGCCGCAGCAACTATGCACAGGGAGTGGAGAAAACTCAGGCAGCGAGATTTTCGAGTGGTAATAAGTTGGGAATGTTGGGACGGGCGATTGTGCGTAAACTGACTGGTTAGGGCAGCCAATTGTTACAACTCTGCAGGCCTCGGACCATACTTCATCGCAATGACGCCATCACCGGAAAAACCG is part of the SAR92 clade bacterium H455 genome and encodes:
- a CDS encoding thiamine pyrophosphate-dependent enzyme encodes the protein MFFDKLRAAVSDDAIIITDDGLHTYLAAELMPINSPRSFISPSSSNAMGYCMPAVNAAKLVNPDKQVIGIVGDGAMLMSGMEALTAVRENLGTIYCIFNDGKLSRINHSQRVSDSQTTCTQLGNINWGAFADSIECGYIPVRHNNDIEVALRHALETASHNQPVILDITIDYSRRSNYAQGVEKTQAARFSSGNKLGMLGRAIVRKLTG